The following are encoded in a window of Microbacterium sp. LWO13-1.2 genomic DNA:
- a CDS encoding DNA-3-methyladenine glycosylase I gives MDTVLGPDERHRCAWVGDDAEYRRYHDEEWGTPLRGDRALFEKMALEGFQAGLSWITILRKRPRFREVFQGFEPAVVAAFGEAEVEELMADAGIIRNRAKIEATIGNARLVLEMAEGELDALMWSFAPAASGSRPALMADVPAVTAESTAMSKELRRRGFRFVGPTTMYALMQSAGMVDDHVAGCWRA, from the coding sequence ATGGACACCGTGCTCGGCCCCGATGAACGTCACCGCTGTGCCTGGGTCGGTGACGACGCGGAATACCGCCGCTATCACGATGAAGAATGGGGCACCCCGCTGCGCGGCGACCGCGCTCTCTTCGAGAAGATGGCGCTGGAGGGGTTCCAGGCCGGTCTGAGCTGGATCACGATCCTGCGCAAGCGACCGCGCTTCCGCGAGGTGTTCCAGGGATTCGAGCCGGCGGTGGTCGCCGCGTTCGGCGAGGCCGAGGTCGAAGAGTTGATGGCCGACGCCGGCATCATCCGCAACCGGGCGAAGATCGAGGCGACGATCGGCAACGCCCGCCTGGTGCTCGAGATGGCCGAGGGCGAACTGGATGCTCTGATGTGGTCGTTCGCGCCCGCGGCATCCGGGTCCCGGCCAGCGTTGATGGCCGATGTGCCGGCGGTCACGGCGGAGTCCACCGCGATGAGCAAAGAGCTGCGTCGGCGCGGATTCCGTTTCGTCGGTCCCACCACGATGTACGCGCTCATGCAGTCGGCGGGCATGGTGGATGACCATGTTGCGGGGTGCTGGCGGGCCTGA